A window from Citrus sinensis cultivar Valencia sweet orange chromosome 3, DVS_A1.0, whole genome shotgun sequence encodes these proteins:
- the LOC102614861 gene encoding cell number regulator 6 isoform X1, which produces MMADGGQQSRYVKLTRDQAPVDEDITPGDLNQPIQVPQLVVHRCCECGQPLPESYEPPSDEDWTTGICGCFSDLESCATGFLCPCVLFGRNVETLRDDIPWANACVCHGMCIEGGLALAAATVLFHGIDPKTSFLICEGLFFAWWMCGIYTGLLRQSLQKKYHLKNAPCDPCLVHCCLHWCALCQEHREMKNHLSENASTAMTIVNPPPVQEMNPGENKESAPSESASGNDESPSLGIQTL; this is translated from the exons ATGGCCGACGGAGGACAACAATCGCGGTACGTGAAATTAACGAGAGATCAAGCGCCCGTTGATGAAGATATCACACCCGGCGACCTCAATCAGCCCATTCAAGTTCCTCAG TTGGTTGTACATAGATGCTGCGAATGTGGGCAACCGCTACCGGAAAGCTACGAGCCTCCATCCGATGAAGATTGGACTACTGGAATCTGTGGATGTTTTTCAGATCTCGAGAGTT GTGCGACAGGATTCTTGTGCCCATGCGTGTTGTTTGGCCGTAATGTTGAGACACTGAGAGACGATATCCCTTGGGCCAATGCGTGTGTTTGTCATGGCATGTGTATTGAAGGTGGATTGGCACTTGCAGCAGCCACTGTGCTGTTCCATGGAATTGATCCCAAGACTTCATTTCTCATATGCGAGGGCCTGTTCTTTGCTTGGTGGATGTGTGGCATCTACACCGGCCTGTTACGGCAATCATTACAGAAAAAGTACCATCTCAAg AACGCACCATGTGATCCATGCCTGGTGCATTGTTGCTTGCACTGGTGTGCTCTGTGTCAAGAGCACAGGGAGATGAAGAACCATCTATCGGAGAATGCTTCTACAGCAATGACCATTGTTAATCCTCCACCAGTTCAAGAGATGAATCCCGGTGAGAATAAGGAATCTGCTCCATCAGAATCAGCTTCTGGAAACGACGAAAGCCCCAGTTTGGGAATACAGACTCTGTAG
- the LOC102614861 gene encoding cell number regulator 6 isoform X2, which yields MADGGQQSRYVKLTRDQAPVDEDITPGDLNQPIQVPQLVVHRCCECGQPLPESYEPPSDEDWTTGICGCFSDLESCATGFLCPCVLFGRNVETLRDDIPWANACVCHGMCIEGGLALAAATVLFHGIDPKTSFLICEGLFFAWWMCGIYTGLLRQSLQKKYHLKNAPCDPCLVHCCLHWCALCQEHREMKNHLSENASTAMTIVNPPPVQEMNPGENKESAPSESASGNDESPSLGIQTL from the exons ATGGCCGACGGAGGACAACAATCGCGGTACGTGAAATTAACGAGAGATCAAGCGCCCGTTGATGAAGATATCACACCCGGCGACCTCAATCAGCCCATTCAAGTTCCTCAG TTGGTTGTACATAGATGCTGCGAATGTGGGCAACCGCTACCGGAAAGCTACGAGCCTCCATCCGATGAAGATTGGACTACTGGAATCTGTGGATGTTTTTCAGATCTCGAGAGTT GTGCGACAGGATTCTTGTGCCCATGCGTGTTGTTTGGCCGTAATGTTGAGACACTGAGAGACGATATCCCTTGGGCCAATGCGTGTGTTTGTCATGGCATGTGTATTGAAGGTGGATTGGCACTTGCAGCAGCCACTGTGCTGTTCCATGGAATTGATCCCAAGACTTCATTTCTCATATGCGAGGGCCTGTTCTTTGCTTGGTGGATGTGTGGCATCTACACCGGCCTGTTACGGCAATCATTACAGAAAAAGTACCATCTCAAg AACGCACCATGTGATCCATGCCTGGTGCATTGTTGCTTGCACTGGTGTGCTCTGTGTCAAGAGCACAGGGAGATGAAGAACCATCTATCGGAGAATGCTTCTACAGCAATGACCATTGTTAATCCTCCACCAGTTCAAGAGATGAATCCCGGTGAGAATAAGGAATCTGCTCCATCAGAATCAGCTTCTGGAAACGACGAAAGCCCCAGTTTGGGAATACAGACTCTGTAG